In Cedecea neteri, a single genomic region encodes these proteins:
- a CDS encoding GntR family transcriptional regulator, with protein MKRDFGVTAPAELHDKEAVIWQSLMTAMVEHQLPPGSKLPEEALAEVFGISRTGIRKVLTRLATVQMITMLPGRGAFVAMPDVEESKAIFQTRSVLECANLPHVLEHLQAPHLAALRKIIQQEEKAHRDGDGPAAIRLSAAFHIQLQAISGNAVLTEMVTSLTHRSSLVIAAWGAPWQRGCRCDDHEHLIDLLRKKDIESLTLAMQHHFDHIVSSLHFERSGETTPDFARLFGTRQE; from the coding sequence ATGAAACGTGATTTCGGGGTGACAGCCCCAGCAGAACTGCATGATAAAGAAGCCGTTATCTGGCAATCGCTGATGACGGCGATGGTCGAACACCAGCTGCCGCCGGGCAGTAAACTGCCGGAAGAAGCGCTGGCGGAAGTTTTTGGCATCAGCCGAACCGGGATCCGTAAAGTCTTAACGCGCCTCGCAACGGTGCAAATGATCACCATGCTGCCCGGGCGTGGTGCATTTGTGGCGATGCCGGACGTTGAAGAATCAAAAGCGATCTTCCAGACGCGCTCCGTTCTCGAATGCGCCAACCTGCCTCATGTACTCGAGCATCTTCAGGCGCCGCACCTTGCCGCGCTGCGTAAAATCATCCAGCAGGAAGAAAAGGCGCACCGCGACGGAGATGGGCCGGCTGCAATCCGCCTGTCGGCGGCGTTTCATATTCAGTTGCAGGCTATCTCCGGCAACGCCGTGCTGACGGAAATGGTCACCAGTTTGACGCACCGCTCCTCGCTGGTGATCGCTGCCTGGGGCGCGCCGTGGCAGCGGGGCTGCCGCTGTGACGATCATGAACACCTTATCGATCTGCTGCGCAAAAAAGACATTGAGTCGCTGACGCTGGCGATGCAGCACCACTTCGATCACATTGTTTCCAGCCTGCATTTTGAGCGCAGCGGTGAAACCACCCCAGACTTCGCCCGCCTCTTCGGCACCCGACAGGAATAA